A portion of the Desulfuromonas sp. genome contains these proteins:
- a CDS encoding aspartate aminotransferase family protein, whose protein sequence is IKEVRGLGLILGMQLDIEGAGIVTKALERGLLINCTVGTVLRFLPPLTVTQNEIDEAMEILDEILKEM, encoded by the coding sequence CATCAAGGAAGTCAGAGGGCTCGGCCTGATCCTCGGCATGCAACTTGACATCGAAGGGGCCGGGATCGTCACCAAGGCGCTCGAGCGGGGGCTGCTGATTAACTGCACCGTCGGCACCGTCCTCCGTTTTCTGCCGCCACTCACGGTGACACAGAACGAAATCGACGAGGCGATGGAAATCCTCGACGAGATTTTGAAAGAGATGTAA